The following nucleotide sequence is from Pseudanabaena sp. BC1403.
AGCCCTACCAAAACAGTGATGGTGGGCGATCGCTCCCATGATGCGATCGGGGCTAAAAAGAACCAACTATTAGCGATCGGTGTTACATATGGTTATGGCACTGAGGAGGAGCTGCGAACTCATGGGGTAGATTTGATTGCTAACTCTCCTATGGAGATTACCAAATATTTATAGCATTAAGGAACTCAGGACAATATAAACCCCAAAAATCTGTACCGCCCGCTACGCGGGCGGTACAGATTTTTGGGGTTTATATTTAATTTTGCTTAGCTATTTAGCAGCAAAGCCCAAACACAGTCATGCTAACAAAGAAGTGAATAGCGCCTCTATTCACTTCTTGGGTTTATAGCAAAAGCTATATTTCGCTATATTTTATAGATGATATGCGATGATTTATAGCGTTATCGCATTTATTCTGAGGTTGTCCTATGCCCAAAGCGATCGCCGAAGCGGATACTTTTCTCAAGAAAAAGCTGCTTGGCTCTACAGATTTAGCCGATTCCGAGAAAATTCTCGTCAAAAAGGGGCAAGAATTTTTTGTTACTGAATATAGCCCTGATCGTAATCAACATCTTTTGCTAACCCTTGCCTCACCCTTTCCTGCTATGGATGGCAAATCTAAATTGCAGAAGGTCTATGCATATGATCCTCACATCAAGATTGAAGGAGAAGATCTCAATCAGTTAATCAAGTTACCAGTCAAATATTGCTCACAACTAGACAATGATCAGGCGATATTCGGCGCTGGTTGGCGACAATGTAATACGACTAGTAATACGATGCTAGCCGATTTTGTACTGAATGGAGCTTTAACCACAATGGCTAAAGCACAGGGGTTTCCAGAGCCAGAGTCAGTCTATATGCGACTGGTAGGTAAGTATGGTGATACTACCGATCATGATGCGCAAACATGGGCTTTGAAGGAACTTGGCATTAACTCTTACTTTAGCTATTCCCTTTCCGCCAAAGACGTATTACTATCGCTCAAGGCGAATATCCCTGTAGTGGTGGGATTTGCCTACAAAGGCAGTGGTCATATTTGCGTGATTGTCGGACATGATCCTGTCAAAAAAGTCTGGCTAGTTCATGATCCTTACGGTACTCGTCATGGTGCTAGTGACAGCTATGATGTGGGCGTTGGCGGCGCTTATGATCCCTATAGCTATGCAGTAATGCAGCAAATTTTTTGGGATGGTGGCGGTGAAGCTGGCTGGGGCAGAATTGTCACCAGCATTAAGGGCAAGCCCACAGGTTTACCTTCGGGACTATAAACTCATCAAAAAATTACAGCTCTTTACGGTCAACCCCAAAACGATAAATTTTTTAAAAACGTTGCTTTGCAACGTTTTTAAAAAATTTATTCTGTTTCTTTTGATCGCAAACTGTTGAAATATTTTGCCTTGCTTTATAGGGTGCAATATGACAAAAAGATTTAATTGAGGTATTTAAGTTAGCGTGAGTATTTTAGAACCGAAGCAATTAGTTGAATCACTAGGTTTTTGGGGTGGGCATCTGGCAATTTGGTCAATTATCTTTGCCGAATCAGGTCTATTTGTCGGTTTCTTTTTGCCAGGAGATTCACTTCTATTTGCCGCAGGCTTTTTGGCTTCGCAAGGTTTCCTCAATATCTTTGCGCTGATGGCTGGATGCTTTATTTGTGCGGTAGTTGGTGATAACGTTGGTTATGCTACTGGTAAGCGCTTTGGGCATAAATTATTCTCTAAAGAAGATTCTCTGTTTTTTCATAAGAATCATATTGTCAAAGCCCAAAAGTTTTATGACAAGCATGGCAAAAAAACAATTGTTCTAGCGCGTTTTATGCCTGTAGTCCGCACCTTTGCGCCAATCGTGGCAGGCATCGGCAAGATGGACTATGCCACCTTCTTTAAGTTCAATCTACTGGGGGGATTAGTCTGGACATTTGGTCTATGTACATTAGGATTTTTACTTGGCAAGAGTATTCCCGATGTTGATAAATATTTGCTTCCAATTACCTTGGCGATCGTCGTTATTTCAGTTATTCCTTCCCTTTTACATTTACTGCCAGAACGCAAAAAATAAGTAGAAGTGTCGTTTTTCAACACTTCTATTTATTTTGCACGAAAGATTGCTCGCACGGGTAAGTGATCGGAGACTTTTGCAAAATAGGTGCGATCGCTATCAAATCCAAGATCCTTTTGCGGATCGAGAATTTGTATTGACTGAGGAATATATTCTTCTTCTGCACCCTTGGGAGCTTTAGAAATAGCGATATGATCGATGACGCAACCAATGCCACGATTGGAATATCTAGGACGACCATCTATCGTTTTCGGCTGACCGCGCTTTTTTAAGCAGTTCTCTTTTGCATCAGTTTCGATCGCTTTCGTCAAAAAAGTCAGTGGTGCATCACGCAATCCACGATTTTGGTCAGCCCATGTCGGACTATTGAAATCACCTACAAGAATAAGATCGGGATCGGACTGCGTATCTTTTTGATAGTTATCTACTTCTTTGCGCAGAAGAACGCTTTGATTTTGACGTAAGCGATCGGCATCTTTGCCTCCACCACCTTTCTGATGCACAACGACTAATGTGAAGTCGAAATTTTTACCAGCTTTGAGATAGGTCACAAGGGGCGATCGCAAAGTCCTCGTTATATTCACCTGTCGCCATTCGGTTACTTTTTGAGCAGAGATCGCATCCTTACGATAGAACATTGCGATCCTCTGTTTACCGCCTGTCTCTCCTAAAATAAAGTCCCATTGTTTGTATTTGTTAAGCTTTTCTTTCAGCTTGTCAGCAGCAATTGGGCTGACTTCCTGCAAACCGATCGCATCAAAATTCCGTTCTATAATCTGGCTTACGGCTTCTAATTTCTCAGTATTTAGTCCGTCAAAATTTTCAAGATTGAAAGTTCCCAGTCGTATTTGATCAGGTGCTTTTGCTGTCGTGAAGGGATTTGAGCAACCTGCGATCGCAATTGCAAAAAGCCAAAAGAAAGGCAAATATTTCAAGCATTTAAAATGCGATCGCGGCATTATTTTCTCCTAATATCATGTAAGAACTCCTCAATCACTTCAATCAACCAATTAACTTCCGTTGGTCTAATATCATCATTAGCTAAAGTGTATTTCTTTCCACTTAGCCACAAAAATACATTTGCTTTTCTAGAATTATCTTCATTATGGTCGCTAGCTAACCAAATTAGATTATCTAAAATTCCACTATTTCGTTTCTCGATCATTCGCCACTTTGGTTCCACTCCTGAGAATGCACTGGTGGGAACTTTAATTTGCCAAGAAGTTTTGCCAAATATGGACTTTATAAACCAAGTTTCTTGTTCTGTAATTTCTAGGGTTACAGTTTCAAAAAAGCGGAAGGTAAAGCTGAGCAATAAACCAACGCCGTAAATTAATATCAAAGCGCCAGCAGCATAGAATCTCAAATCATTTAGCTGCATAGCATAATTCCAAATCTTAAGCAAAAATGGAGATGCAAAAGCAGCAATCAATCCCACTACTATCCAAGTCCAGATCACTGTAAAAATTCTCGAAGGATTTATAATTTTGAGATTAGTTGAAGAAGCTGACACCTGAAAACTGCAATTATCTGGAGGGAAATAAATACGAGTAGAACTGGAAAATCGACTGGATTCAACAGGACTAGATTGCTTCATTGATACTAATGGAGCAGGTGGAGCAGTCAGAGGGAGGGGAGTTTGAACGGATTCACGTATAGCTTGCAAAGCTATTCTGGCAGAAGCATAGCGTTTTTTGACGGTTGGCTCTACTAATTTTTGAATCCATTTTAAGAGATGAAGACTAGCGCTAGTGCGATCGCTAAAAACTATCCTCGCGTCATCATCCTGTGGTAAATCCGCAGGTGATATTCCCGTCAGTAAAAAAATCAGCGTTGCACCCAAAGCATAGAGATCGGATGCGGCTACAGCCCTACCGCCATATTGCTCCATCGGCGCATAGCCATAGGTTCCCACAACTGTGAAGGATTTGCCTTCAGCCGATGCTTTATCTTGAACTGCGCCAAAATCTACTAGATAGATAGTTGGAGCTTCTCCTTCACTTTCAGTCAAGATTAAATTACTAGGCTTAATATCGCGATGGAGAACTTGGGGGCTGAGTTCATGGAGATAGATCAGAATCTCTAAAATTGCGATCGCAATTTTCTTAACTTGCGATTCAGTGAATTTATGTCCCTTGGCAATATGTTCACGCAAAGAATCCCCTTGAATATATTCCTGCACCAACCCAAACCATAGTGAGCGATCATCAATCGAAAAATAATCTCGATATTTAGGAATACATGGATGATCTAGCGCTTTGAGTACAGTTGCTTCACGCTCAAATAATTTGAGGTCTTCCCATTGGACATTACCACCAAAAGCCAATAACTTGACCACAACCAATTCATTTTCTTTCTGCAAATCCTTGGCTAGCCAAGTCTCACGTCCTGCATTCTGTCCCAGTTGACGTTCTAATTGATAGCGTTGATTAACAATTGCTTGAGGTTCTAGCATAGCTATATCATTGGGATTTAAATATAAAAAGAGTGCTTTAGCACTCTTTTTATATTTAGGATTTATAGCACAAATTTTTCAATCGCTACAGCCGCTCCATCATTCTCAACAGTTGGGGCAACCCAATCCCCAAGAGGCTTCAATCCTTCAGGAGCATTTCCCATCACCACGCCGATGCCTGCATATTCGATCATCTCTAAATCATTGAAATTATCACCGATCGCTAAAACCTGCGATCGGTCAAATCCCAAAATATTCTCAGCTAAATGCTTTACGGCAGTTCCTTTATTTGCGATCGGATTGGTTGCTTCAAAGAATGTTGCTACAGATTTGGTGAGATAAAGTTGTTGTGGCGTATAGCGATCTTTGAGTACTCGCAACATTTCCGTCACTAATTCAGCGGTATCACTCAAAGCCAAAATCTTGGTCGGCGGATGGTCTGTACTTTCACTAGTCAGGAATTCACGCAAGTCACCAACTACCTTGACCCCAACTTTAGAGCGTTCGGCATAGGCTTGGGTTTGCGCTGTCATCTTGCGAACATAGAGTTCATCATTTACATAGATATGAATCGATAGTTTATCATTAGTCGCAAATTCTCCCAAATCATCGAGTAAAGAGAGCGCTTGTTTAAGGTCAACTGGCCAATGTCCAACTAATTCATCGGTTTTGGGATCTTTAATGAATGCGCCTTGATAGGAAATCAATGGCATATCAGAGGCAATCAATTCGTGAAATCGGACAGCCGAGCGATACATTCTACCCGTTGCGATCGCGACTTTGACACCCTTTGATTGAGCCGCTTTCACCGCTTGCTTAACTGCATCATTGACCTGATTGGCATCACCGCTAATCGTGCCATCGATATCTACCACGATCAGTTTAATGTCTTGCGCCATGAGTTTTATTTTTGATTTGTATAAAAAAGTAGGGTCAATTCATGAATTGACCCTACTTTTTTATAATACCTTTAAAATTTACCCCACCCTAGCCCTCCCCTTGAAAAGGGGAGGGAACAAGATTTCTAGTTTTCCCCCTTGGAAAGGGGGAATTAAAGGGGGTAAGTCCGAATTATGTCTAGATGATGGGGATTCTTACGAGAAATGCCTTTACTTGGTCTGTTCAGGACAGGTTGCACCGCCCGAAATGTTACGGCATTGCTGACGAATTTCTGCTAATAAACTGGGATTCATTTGCTTGGACTTACTTAGAGCCAGTTCAAACTGCTTCTTGGCAGTCAGAATATTGCTACCGCCTTGCATCCATAACACCTGTCCCTTCAGGTAATGTAGCTCTGGGTTATTTGGAGCAGAGACTAGAGCCTTATTCACGGCATCTAATGCAAGATCAGGTTTACGCGCATCACGATAGGCAAGAGCAATACCACGCCATTTTAGATAATCTGGCGCTGCATATTGCTTTAGACTCTCCAATGCCGTTTCAAGATCCGATAGAGGCAACACCGATGCAATTAGCATATCGATATAGCCCTTAATCAAATTTAGTTCAGGATCGTTGGGGTCAATATCCTTAGCTTTTTGGATATTGTCAAAAACACTTTGCACCAGTGGTAAAGCTTTAGGAGCACTAGACAAGCCTTCAGTTTTAACAATGAATCCCGCCTCAATCAAATCACTTACGGCGATATACATATAGGATCTAAGGTTATCTATACCCTTCAAAGCTTGGGCGTTAGATCGAACTCGCTTACCAGCATCCTGCATTACCAAGTAGTCTTCTTTGGCATAGGCAGTAGAAGCCCTTAAAGCAAATAGGAGTGGATCGCTGGCTTCAGTTCTGACAGCTAAATCCAACTGCTTTACTGCTGCCGTGTAATTTCCTTCTTTGAACATTAATTCAAAGGCTTTCTGGGTTTCACTACCGATCGCCCTAGCATTTGAGGAACGGAATGGATCGGCAGCGAAGCTAGGCATCACTGTGGCGACTGTGATTACTGCTGCCAATATGGAGACAGATACAGATTCAAAAACAAGTTTCAAAGGACGGCTCATAAAATTCCCAGAAAATATCAGGCTATGTGTGGTTAGCAAAATTTAGATCGTATCTTTAGAGATTCTGACAAATTCAACTAGGACTAAATCTAAATACTTAATCTAAATTTGGTCTGGTGTTTATTAAGTTGTCTGCAACATAGTACGTTAATGAAATGAAAGACGATTGTAATTTACAAAAAGTTTCTTGCATTCACCTAATAGGCTAAATGATATAGCGACAAATGAGATACAGCATTATGTACCGTATCTCATTTGTCGCTGTAATTACCTCAGCTCAAGCAGAGGACGGTACAACTTTTGGCTACTTATAGCAATGTAAGCTTATTTTTCATGTATTTGGCTAGATCTTCGCATGATTAACGCCAAGGCAGTAGATTCAGGGAGCAAGGCTGCGATCGCAGTAAGTTTTAATGACCATATATCTGTTGCGCTGAAAAGTCCTTCTAAACCACTCAAATGTGCTGACCAAACGTCAGTCAGATCAATAGCGATGCAAGCACATAAAAGTACTTTGATCGCAGCCTGATTGGAAAATATTACTAAAATGGCTAAGACCATATCTCTAATTGCCCACACCCGAATGATATATGGCATTTGTAGATTGGCATCTAAGGGAGCGCCTAGTTGTTGCATCAGCCAATGTGGATCGATATAACCGATCGCACCCAGCCCAAACCGAATCAGGCACATAATTCCGATCAGAGTCGCCACATACCAAACTTGATTTCTCATCTCTTATTCAACCCGATTAGGAAAGGATATTTCTAGCACAACGCATCCGATATCGGTCTTAAATGGGCCATGAATTTCGTGAGGTGGTCTACTGGCATAATGCCCACTTTCCAACCATATATCAAAAGCGCGATCGTAAAGGCGACCACTGACGATGAATACTTCTTCAGGATAGGGATGACTTTTGCCACCAAAAGCAGTTGTATCTGCATTAGGATGAAATAGAGTTAAGCGTGTGTACTCGCCTGTGTCTGGATCTAAGCTCAAGGTCAATTCTTCAGCCATTCCTTCCAGACCAAGAATTGGCTTCCATTTATGACTATTGTCTAGGAGCAATGGATTCCAATAAGTAGCAATAGATTTTGACATGTACTACCTTCTCAATAAATATAGGACTTACGCAAAAATACCCTGAAAGTCTTATTTTACCGTAGGTTAACCCAAGAATGAGTGGTGAGGCGCGAAGCGCCTCACCACTCATTCTTGGATGGGAAGTGAGTAAATGGTTTCTTAAGCAGCGATCGCTACTTTTTCTAGATGCCAACGCTTTGTAGCTTGAGCAATACGTTGTCCAAAATATTCTGCGGTTAAGCGATCTCCTGAATCTAGAACTGGATCTCCTCCAGATAGATTCATAGTAGTTTGCCCCATAACGCCAAGGAAGGAACCCAATCGGTTAACTCCATCCGTTTTCCCCTGATAAGAGCTTGGCTGTTCTCCTGCACCTATCCATACCATGCCATGCTGCGCTGCATAGATAGATAAATAAATTAGAGTGCCCTGCTTATCGCCACTGGGAGAACTAGAGTGGGTAAATCCCGCAGCAATTTTATCTTTCCATTGGTGGGTAAACCAAGCAGAACTGGTTGCGTCCAAAAATGCTTTGAATTGAGCGGCGACTCCGCCCATGTAGGTTGGAGTACCCAAGATGATCGCATCAGCTTGATTAAGCTTTGCCATAATCTCGTCATTTTGCCAACGACCGTTGGTGATTTGCTCCCCTGTAATGCGAAGTAAGTCAACATGATCGCCAGCTTTGCGAACTCCTAATGCGATCGCTTCGGCGGTTAAGTGCGTGTGACCAGAACCAGAAAAATAAACAATGGCGATCTTTGTCATATCAACCTCTGTGAGTTGTTTGAGTTGGTTATGTGGGTTATGATTAGATACTAAAAGTAACTACCTACGAAAGTAAAGTAGGTACTTTTTCGTAACTAATAGGAACTTTCAGGTAACTAGTAATGGTGCAGCGATCAAAAGAACTTAATCCTTGTCCCGTGAGTGCTTTAACAAACTTATTGTCGGGGCCTTGGACTATGTATATTTTGTGGGTTCTATCAAATTCGGGACCAACAAGGTTTGGAGCTTTGAAGCGCAAAATAGAAGGTATTTCTACAAAGATGCTCACCGAACGCCTTCGCATGTTAGAGCAGGAAGGGATTTTATATCGCCACTATGAGCCAACGGTTCCGCCTCAAGTAACCTATGGATTAACTGAGAGGGCTAAGGAACTTATGACTATTTTGGATCAGTTAGATGATTTAGCTCAGCGTTGGTATGGTCAGGATCAAGTTAAAGCTGGTTAACAACCAAAACCCAAAAGATGAGAGGCAGCGCTTCGCGCTGCCTCTCATCTTTTGGGTTTATAACAACTCTCCTGTTTCTTGTAGCGAATGTAAGCGATGATAAATGCCACCTTGAGATAAAAGCTGTTGATGTGAGCCAATTTCCACAACTTGACCTTGATCTAAAACCACAATTTTATCGGCTTCACGCACAGTACTAAGACGGTGAGCAATCACAATCGTGGTACGGGTTCCTTGAATTCGACGCATCGCAAGTTGAATCGATCGCTCCGATTCGTAGTCGAGACTAGAAGTCGCCTCATCAAACACAAGAATGTCGGGATTGACTAGCAACGCCCGCGCAATGCCCAATCGCTGACGTTGACCGCCAGAGAGCCTTACACCTCTCTCCCCAACGATGGTGTTATAGCCATGCGGTAATAGATGCAAAAACTCATCAACGCTAGCGATCGCACAGGCTTCCTTAACTTCAACAAAGGTCGCGTTTGGTCTGCCGTAAACGAGATTGTCCATCAGGGTTCCATTAAATATATCGACCTCTTGATGTACGATCGCTAGGCGTTTGCGATAGCCCGTGATATCGAGTTCTGTAATATTTGTTCCATCAATTAAAATCCCGCCGCTCGATGGCTCAAAGTAACGAAATAGCATCTTCACTAATGTCGATTTACCTGAACCCGATCGCCCAACTAGCGCCACCGTTTCATAGGGTTCGATTGTGAACTGGATCTTTTCTAGAACAGGGCGATCGTGATCGTAGCCAAAGGTGAGATTACGAAACTCCACTTTTCCATCAAAGCGATATTGGGGATATTTAGTGTTTGGATGGAGTGCGATCGCGGCATCTTGACCATTCGCTTGTTTCATGAACTCATGAAAGCGCATCATCGAAGAATAGCGACGGGCAAACACTTCGGCGAGTAAACAAATTGGCTTGATTTCAGAATAAGCCATACTTGCCAAAGTGGAAATCGTAATAAAATGCCCGATCGACATCGTTCCATCGAAGGTAGCAAATAGCGCTGCCCCAAACACGACAAATTGACAGGATTCTAAAACAGTGTCACGCACCATGCCCAGCTTTACATAGCCAATGTGAATTCCCCAGAGCGATACTTTTGCCTCCCGTTCGAGGCGATCGCTTTGGCGTTTATATTCCTTGGCTTCGTTAGCAAAAGCCTTGACTGTTTTGATATTGGTAATAATTTCTGAAGTACGACTTTCTGTGTTTTCTTGATGTATATCTAACCTCTCTTCAGAAACAGTCAGCCCTTTCAACGCTTGTAAACTGCCTAATAGCACCACTATAAATGACACTAAAAAGAAAGCCGAAATCCACCATGCGATCGCACAGATAATCACAAAAATGCCGAGGATTCGCACTATTTTAGGAATCAATTGCCCTGCGATTTCGGGATATGACCACATGTGATTGGCTAAGCCTCGCGCCACCCGTCCTGCAATCCGTCCCGCGTTATGCTCATCATAAAATTCGATGGGCAAGGTCAAGATTTTGGCGATCGCCTTTTGAGTTTGGTCACGACGAGTTTTGAGAGCTATTTCCCAATGAAAGTTATTTGCAAACCAGACCTGTATCGGTGCACGGATAACTGTGACTACAAAAATCAACCCCGATAGAGTGATTAATGAAGTTGTCTGAGTCATCGGTTGACCAAACAGACCCAATGCTCCTACAACCAAGTTATTAATTTCGCGATCAAGCGATCGCCCTGATAGTACATTCAGGATCTGTCCGACCGTATAGGGAACAGTCAGATCGATAATTTCAAATGCGCTAGACCCTGCAATGCTCCAGATTGCCTTTGTCCGATAGCGTTTAAAGTAACGTACTACATCCCACAAATTTGCTGTCATGCTCGTCAAAATCCAAGTCGGTTTCAGGCTAATTTTGCGCCTTTTAAAATAGTATGCTGAAAATCTTGGTATGAAATAATTTCTACACCATGAAAAGGATTCAATATCAACAGATCTGCATCACCTGTCACTAGGCAAAGTGTCAATAGCGACGCTCATTGTCTTGCAGTGCATGATAGTTTGCTTGTCTTACAGATTCAACTTCGTTAGTAATATCTTCTAAACTTAGCTCATCAGTTTGAACTGAATTTAAAAGTTTTTTAAATCTCACTGAGAATGTGTCTTTTTCTAGTAGCTGTAATAATTCAAGCTTTTCATCTAGATTGCATTGAGCAATCACGGCTTTAAGTTGAGGGAAATCGATGGAAATTGATACATTCATTTTCTTGTACCTTAGTTTGCTTTTTTGTATCATCGATTGGCATGACCATTGTTAGTTTTCTTAAGCAAGGATTATCACAGTATTAAATCTTTTATTGTTGATTTCTTTTATGCCACTCAGTTTCTCAAGTGATTCAGGATCGCGTAAATCTGATGAATTATAAATCACAAAGAAAAGTGTTTCTAGTGGTTTCCATACACTGTAAAGAAGCAAGTCTTTAGAAAAGTCATCAAATATTTTCTTCTGATCGTCTGGACTGCGAACATACTTTAACTCAATAATTATGCCCAATTCCTCTATTGAGATATCTGCTCGACTAGAGCGAGTCCCAGCTATTTTTTGTAATGGATCTTCCTGAACTGAGTATTTTAAGTAAGCACGTAAAATTGCTTGAAGTAAGTCTTGTACATCATATTCATCTTCAATCAAATATGATTTCTTATTTATTCGTGTTCTTCTCGATAAAACTCCTGCTACCTTTGCTATTCGCTTGCAGAGTTGTTCTACGAGATCTACATCTAATTTCAGAGTTGGTTCAGCTTTTCCACTAAACAGTAGTTCATATGTATAGTCTTCGCCTTTCAATAGAGGAAAAATTTCTACATTCAAGATTAGTAAAGATTCACCTTTTGCTCTTCTTTCGTCATTATTATAGTGATCAGCAAAAAGTTGTTTTATTTCTGGAGTGTGAGTGATTTTTATTTCCTCAACGTAATTAGATGACCTCACAATTTTTCCAGATATAGTGAATGGGCGTGATTTTAGCCAAGGATCTACAATTTGCTGTTGTAATTCTATGAAAGACAAATCGTTTACAACCGAATAATTACTACTGTCAATTAGTTTAACGAGACAATGCCAATACTTCTCTGGATAGGAATTGATATCTGAATCAGGCATAATGCGTATATCCTTAAAATAATCTATTGGATGATGTGATAGGCATTTCGCTAGTCATTAAACTCTTGCATTGCTTAATACAAGAAGTTCCTCTTGAATAACACGGCGCAATGTTTCTTCGTCTAGAGGCGGCTTTACTTTGTTTAGGTATTCCCGCAAAGCCTCATTCATAATCGTTTGATAACCCTTGCCAGCAGAGTCACCGCGTTCTCGAAATGCTTCAAGTACGTCATCATCTATATAAATCGTTATGCGGGTTTTACCTGTTTGAGGAATCACAGCCCCACGCTTAGCTTGACTAAAATCATATTCCGTCTTCATAATTACGCCTCTCAGAACGAGTAGCAGGACGAGCAGAAATCAATCGAACGCGATCGCCGCGATATGTATAAACCACAAC
It contains:
- a CDS encoding cupin domain-containing protein, yielding MSKSIATYWNPLLLDNSHKWKPILGLEGMAEELTLSLDPDTGEYTRLTLFHPNADTTAFGGKSHPYPEEVFIVSGRLYDRAFDIWLESGHYASRPPHEIHGPFKTDIGCVVLEISFPNRVE
- a CDS encoding endonuclease/exonuclease/phosphatase family protein, which codes for MPRSHFKCLKYLPFFWLFAIAIAGCSNPFTTAKAPDQIRLGTFNLENFDGLNTEKLEAVSQIIERNFDAIGLQEVSPIAADKLKEKLNKYKQWDFILGETGGKQRIAMFYRKDAISAQKVTEWRQVNITRTLRSPLVTYLKAGKNFDFTLVVVHQKGGGGKDADRLRQNQSVLLRKEVDNYQKDTQSDPDLILVGDFNSPTWADQNRGLRDAPLTFLTKAIETDAKENCLKKRGQPKTIDGRPRYSNRGIGCVIDHIAISKAPKGAEEEYIPQSIQILDPQKDLGFDSDRTYFAKVSDHLPVRAIFRAK
- a CDS encoding flavodoxin family protein, with amino-acid sequence MTKIAIVYFSGSGHTHLTAEAIALGVRKAGDHVDLLRITGEQITNGRWQNDEIMAKLNQADAIILGTPTYMGGVAAQFKAFLDATSSAWFTHQWKDKIAAGFTHSSSPSGDKQGTLIYLSIYAAQHGMVWIGAGEQPSSYQGKTDGVNRLGSFLGVMGQTTMNLSGGDPVLDSGDRLTAEYFGQRIAQATKRWHLEKVAIAA
- a CDS encoding C39 family peptidase — protein: MPKAIAEADTFLKKKLLGSTDLADSEKILVKKGQEFFVTEYSPDRNQHLLLTLASPFPAMDGKSKLQKVYAYDPHIKIEGEDLNQLIKLPVKYCSQLDNDQAIFGAGWRQCNTTSNTMLADFVLNGALTTMAKAQGFPEPESVYMRLVGKYGDTTDHDAQTWALKELGINSYFSYSLSAKDVLLSLKANIPVVVGFAYKGSGHICVIVGHDPVKKVWLVHDPYGTRHGASDSYDVGVGGAYDPYSYAVMQQIFWDGGGEAGWGRIVTSIKGKPTGLPSGL
- a CDS encoding Sll0314/Alr1548 family TPR repeat-containing protein is translated as MSRPLKLVFESVSVSILAAVITVATVMPSFAADPFRSSNARAIGSETQKAFELMFKEGNYTAAVKQLDLAVRTEASDPLLFALRASTAYAKEDYLVMQDAGKRVRSNAQALKGIDNLRSYMYIAVSDLIEAGFIVKTEGLSSAPKALPLVQSVFDNIQKAKDIDPNDPELNLIKGYIDMLIASVLPLSDLETALESLKQYAAPDYLKWRGIALAYRDARKPDLALDAVNKALVSAPNNPELHYLKGQVLWMQGGSNILTAKKQFELALSKSKQMNPSLLAEIRQQCRNISGGATCPEQTK
- a CDS encoding Cof-type HAD-IIB family hydrolase, with protein sequence MAQDIKLIVVDIDGTISGDANQVNDAVKQAVKAAQSKGVKVAIATGRMYRSAVRFHELIASDMPLISYQGAFIKDPKTDELVGHWPVDLKQALSLLDDLGEFATNDKLSIHIYVNDELYVRKMTAQTQAYAERSKVGVKVVGDLREFLTSESTDHPPTKILALSDTAELVTEMLRVLKDRYTPQQLYLTKSVATFFEATNPIANKGTAVKHLAENILGFDRSQVLAIGDNFNDLEMIEYAGIGVVMGNAPEGLKPLGDWVAPTVENDGAAVAIEKFVL
- a CDS encoding ABC transporter ATP-binding protein, coding for MTANLWDVVRYFKRYRTKAIWSIAGSSAFEIIDLTVPYTVGQILNVLSGRSLDREINNLVVGALGLFGQPMTQTTSLITLSGLIFVVTVIRAPIQVWFANNFHWEIALKTRRDQTQKAIAKILTLPIEFYDEHNAGRIAGRVARGLANHMWSYPEIAGQLIPKIVRILGIFVIICAIAWWISAFFLVSFIVVLLGSLQALKGLTVSEERLDIHQENTESRTSEIITNIKTVKAFANEAKEYKRQSDRLEREAKVSLWGIHIGYVKLGMVRDTVLESCQFVVFGAALFATFDGTMSIGHFITISTLASMAYSEIKPICLLAEVFARRYSSMMRFHEFMKQANGQDAAIALHPNTKYPQYRFDGKVEFRNLTFGYDHDRPVLEKIQFTIEPYETVALVGRSGSGKSTLVKMLFRYFEPSSGGILIDGTNITELDITGYRKRLAIVHQEVDIFNGTLMDNLVYGRPNATFVEVKEACAIASVDEFLHLLPHGYNTIVGERGVRLSGGQRQRLGIARALLVNPDILVFDEATSSLDYESERSIQLAMRRIQGTRTTIVIAHRLSTVREADKIVVLDQGQVVEIGSHQQLLSQGGIYHRLHSLQETGELL
- a CDS encoding helix-turn-helix domain-containing protein gives rise to the protein MVQRSKELNPCPVSALTNLLSGPWTMYILWVLSNSGPTRFGALKRKIEGISTKMLTERLRMLEQEGILYRHYEPTVPPQVTYGLTERAKELMTILDQLDDLAQRWYGQDQVKAG
- a CDS encoding serine/threonine-protein kinase, encoding MLEPQAIVNQRYQLERQLGQNAGRETWLAKDLQKENELVVVKLLAFGGNVQWEDLKLFEREATVLKALDHPCIPKYRDYFSIDDRSLWFGLVQEYIQGDSLREHIAKGHKFTESQVKKIAIAILEILIYLHELSPQVLHRDIKPSNLILTESEGEAPTIYLVDFGAVQDKASAEGKSFTVVGTYGYAPMEQYGGRAVAASDLYALGATLIFLLTGISPADLPQDDDARIVFSDRTSASLHLLKWIQKLVEPTVKKRYASARIALQAIRESVQTPLPLTAPPAPLVSMKQSSPVESSRFSSSTRIYFPPDNCSFQVSASSTNLKIINPSRIFTVIWTWIVVGLIAAFASPFLLKIWNYAMQLNDLRFYAAGALILIYGVGLLLSFTFRFFETVTLEITEQETWFIKSIFGKTSWQIKVPTSAFSGVEPKWRMIEKRNSGILDNLIWLASDHNEDNSRKANVFLWLSGKKYTLANDDIRPTEVNWLIEVIEEFLHDIRRK
- a CDS encoding DedA family protein encodes the protein MSILEPKQLVESLGFWGGHLAIWSIIFAESGLFVGFFLPGDSLLFAAGFLASQGFLNIFALMAGCFICAVVGDNVGYATGKRFGHKLFSKEDSLFFHKNHIVKAQKFYDKHGKKTIVLARFMPVVRTFAPIVAGIGKMDYATFFKFNLLGGLVWTFGLCTLGFLLGKSIPDVDKYLLPITLAIVVISVIPSLLHLLPERKK